In Arthrobacter citreus, a genomic segment contains:
- a CDS encoding acetate--CoA ligase → MSSGLGAGNKATQAAAVPAADAAAGAAAAVAGNAPGSAAGGYAQAYARSVEDPEGFWLEAAALVDWDTPPRQALDDSAAPLYRWFPDGMLNTSYNALDRHVAAGRGDSRALIYDSAMLGTTRTYTYSELLAEVETFAGVLRGLGVEAGDRVIIYLPMIPQAVIAMLAAARLGAVHSVVFGGFAPKELAARIDDARPAVVVTASGGLEPKRAVEYLPNVADALAAATHTVNHVVVAARDGFEHSLSEYDGAGGTAWHDWDTLAAAAEPAGPVSVAATDPLYILYTSGTTGAPKGVVRDNGGHAVALAWSMRNVYDIGPGQVMWTASDVGWVVGHSYIVYAPLLAGATTVLYEGKPVGTPDAGAFWRVAGQHAVDVLFTAPTALRAIRKADPEAELMADYDLSRLRTLFVAGERLDPETFSWAGRALEIPVVDHWWQTETGWAICANPLGLEQLPIKAGSATVPVPGFSLAVVDGGGADVAAGEEGNIVLRLPLPPGTLTTLWGSDDRFRSSYLEIFEGCYTTGDSGYVDEDGYVFIMGRTDDVINVSGHRLSTGAMEQIVATHPAVAECAVIGVADSLKGQRPCGYVVLKSGSELGVEELRADLVKLVRESIGPVADFKDVQVVEALPKTRSGKILRKTMRQIADGDAYSVPSTIEDPAVIDALVPLLRPGG, encoded by the coding sequence ATGAGCTCTGGCCTGGGTGCAGGAAACAAGGCAACGCAGGCGGCGGCCGTTCCCGCGGCAGACGCGGCAGCAGGCGCGGCTGCAGCCGTGGCAGGGAACGCTCCCGGGAGCGCCGCCGGAGGATACGCGCAGGCTTATGCCCGCAGCGTCGAGGATCCGGAAGGCTTCTGGCTCGAGGCGGCCGCGCTGGTGGACTGGGACACACCGCCGCGGCAGGCGCTGGATGACTCCGCTGCTCCGCTGTACCGCTGGTTCCCCGACGGAATGCTGAACACCAGCTACAACGCCCTGGACCGGCACGTCGCCGCAGGGCGCGGCGACTCGCGGGCCCTGATTTATGACTCCGCCATGCTCGGCACCACGCGCACCTACACCTACAGCGAACTGCTCGCCGAAGTGGAGACCTTCGCCGGAGTGCTCCGCGGGCTGGGTGTGGAAGCGGGGGACCGGGTCATCATTTACCTGCCGATGATCCCGCAGGCCGTGATTGCCATGCTCGCAGCGGCCAGGCTCGGCGCCGTGCACTCAGTGGTTTTCGGCGGCTTCGCCCCGAAGGAGCTGGCGGCGCGGATCGACGACGCGCGCCCCGCCGTCGTCGTCACCGCCAGCGGCGGGCTGGAGCCCAAACGTGCCGTGGAGTATCTGCCCAACGTGGCTGACGCGCTCGCCGCCGCCACCCATACGGTGAACCACGTGGTGGTTGCCGCCCGGGACGGTTTTGAGCACTCCTTGAGTGAATACGACGGCGCGGGCGGCACCGCATGGCATGACTGGGATACGCTCGCGGCCGCTGCCGAACCCGCCGGTCCGGTGTCCGTTGCTGCCACCGATCCGCTGTACATCCTGTACACCTCCGGTACCACCGGAGCGCCCAAAGGAGTGGTCCGGGACAACGGCGGCCACGCCGTCGCGCTGGCCTGGTCCATGCGCAACGTCTATGACATTGGACCCGGCCAAGTGATGTGGACCGCCTCAGACGTTGGCTGGGTGGTGGGACACTCCTACATTGTGTATGCGCCGCTGCTCGCCGGCGCAACGACCGTGCTGTACGAGGGCAAGCCGGTGGGCACGCCCGACGCCGGGGCGTTCTGGCGCGTGGCGGGCCAGCATGCCGTGGATGTCCTCTTCACCGCGCCCACGGCACTGCGCGCCATCCGCAAGGCGGATCCGGAGGCCGAGCTGATGGCGGACTATGACCTCTCGCGGCTGCGGACGCTCTTTGTGGCCGGAGAGCGGCTGGATCCGGAAACCTTCTCCTGGGCGGGCCGGGCGCTGGAGATTCCGGTGGTGGATCACTGGTGGCAGACCGAAACGGGCTGGGCGATCTGCGCCAATCCGCTGGGCCTGGAACAGCTGCCCATCAAGGCCGGCTCCGCCACCGTTCCGGTGCCGGGTTTCTCGCTGGCGGTTGTCGACGGCGGGGGTGCTGACGTTGCCGCCGGCGAGGAGGGGAACATTGTGCTGCGGCTGCCGCTGCCGCCGGGCACGCTCACCACGCTCTGGGGCAGCGATGACCGGTTCCGCTCCTCGTATCTGGAGATTTTCGAGGGCTGCTACACCACCGGGGACTCCGGCTACGTGGATGAGGACGGTTATGTGTTCATCATGGGCCGCACCGACGACGTCATCAACGTCTCCGGGCACCGGCTGTCCACCGGGGCCATGGAGCAGATTGTGGCAACCCATCCCGCGGTGGCCGAGTGCGCGGTGATTGGAGTGGCGGACTCGTTAAAGGGGCAGCGCCCGTGCGGTTACGTGGTGCTCAAGTCCGGGTCGGAGCTGGGCGTGGAGGAGCTGCGGGCGGACCTGGTGAAGCTGGTGCGTGAATCCATCGGACCGGTGGCGGATTTCAAGGACGTGCAGGTCGTGGAGGCGCTGCCCAAGACCCGCTCAGGCAAGATCCTGCGCAAGACCATGCGCCAGATTGCCGACGGCGATGCTTACAGTGTGCCGTCGACCATCGAGGATCCGGCCGTGATTGACGCACTGGTGCCACTGCTGCGTCCGGGAGGCTGA
- a CDS encoding GntR family transcriptional regulator codes for MRASDRAYRALREDIVTGRLLPGTVLAEVEQSQRLGISRTPLREAISRLTADGLAAPHNGRGVVVTSISPQTVSDLFELRQALECKAASLAAQRGDPDVFTGLRREFENAASLIVQDEAAADPSRSGYYTLVARLDEAIDAAAANTYLTQALANVRLHLARVRRLAKDNPDRLLATAGEHATIAGAIAARDPALAAAATSVHLHKSLEHFLAATGPPG; via the coding sequence TTGAGGGCAAGCGACCGCGCTTACCGGGCGCTCCGCGAGGACATCGTGACCGGCCGCCTGCTGCCGGGGACGGTGCTTGCCGAGGTGGAACAGTCCCAGCGCCTCGGAATTTCCCGCACCCCGCTGCGCGAGGCCATCAGCAGGCTCACCGCCGACGGACTGGCCGCACCGCACAACGGCCGCGGCGTCGTCGTCACCTCCATCTCTCCGCAGACCGTCAGCGACCTGTTTGAGCTCCGCCAGGCGCTGGAGTGCAAGGCGGCGTCACTGGCAGCGCAGCGGGGAGACCCGGACGTCTTCACCGGCCTCCGCCGGGAGTTCGAAAACGCCGCCAGCCTGATCGTGCAGGACGAGGCAGCGGCTGATCCGTCCCGCTCCGGCTACTACACCTTGGTGGCCCGGCTGGATGAAGCCATTGATGCGGCCGCGGCCAACACCTACCTCACCCAGGCACTGGCGAACGTGCGGCTGCACCTGGCGCGGGTCCGCCGCCTGGCCAAGGACAACCCCGACCGGCTGCTGGCCACCGCCGGTGAGCACGCCACCATTGCCGGAGCCATCGCAGCCCGCGATCCGGCGCTGGCCGCCGCCGCCACCTCGGTTCACCTGCACAAGAGCCTGGAACACTTCCTGGCTGCCACCGGTCCCCCGGGCTGA
- a CDS encoding MmgE/PrpD family protein, with the protein MNLHKVRVHRSDENLAREDQLAYKIAEVAADPVAVTDEVTDMVINRIIDNASVAIASLNRAPIVAARAQALSFSPSAHGKGAAVFGVENRTSPEWAAWANGVAVRELDYHDTFLAAEYSHPGDNIPPLLAVAQHTGASGADLIRGIATGYEIQVDLVKAICLHKHKIDHVAHLGPSAAAGIGTLLGLDVNTIFQAVGQALHTTTATRQSRKGEISTWKAHAPAFAGKMAVEAVDRAMRGQTSPTPIYEGEDGVIAWMLDGPDAAYEVPLPEAGEAKRAILDTYTKEHSAEYQAQAWIDLARKIHREHPEAADASKVASVLIATSHHTHYVIGSGANDPQKYDPTASRETLDHSIPYIFTVALQDGAWHHVDSYAPERAGRPDTVELWHKVTTVEDPEWTRRYHSLDINEKAFGGRVTIILTDGTEITDEIAVADAHPLGAKPFAREQYINKFRTLAAGLVSEAEIERFLATVQRLPELAAGELDALNITAADGVIDPANAPKGLF; encoded by the coding sequence ATGAATCTCCACAAGGTGCGGGTCCACCGCAGCGACGAGAACCTGGCCCGCGAAGACCAGCTGGCCTACAAGATTGCGGAGGTCGCTGCCGACCCCGTCGCCGTGACCGACGAGGTCACGGACATGGTCATCAACCGCATCATCGACAACGCGTCGGTGGCCATCGCTTCCCTGAACCGGGCACCCATTGTCGCCGCCCGCGCCCAGGCCCTGTCCTTCTCGCCCTCAGCCCATGGCAAGGGCGCCGCCGTGTTCGGCGTCGAGAACAGGACCTCTCCGGAATGGGCCGCCTGGGCCAACGGCGTGGCGGTGCGCGAGCTGGATTACCATGACACCTTCCTCGCCGCCGAATACTCCCACCCCGGCGACAACATTCCGCCGCTGCTGGCCGTCGCACAGCACACCGGCGCCTCCGGCGCTGACCTGATCCGCGGCATTGCCACCGGCTACGAGATCCAGGTGGACCTGGTGAAGGCCATCTGCCTGCACAAGCACAAGATCGACCACGTGGCCCACCTCGGCCCGTCCGCCGCCGCCGGCATCGGCACCCTGCTGGGCCTCGACGTCAACACCATCTTCCAGGCCGTTGGCCAGGCCCTGCACACCACCACCGCCACCCGCCAGTCCCGCAAGGGCGAGATCTCCACCTGGAAGGCACACGCCCCCGCGTTCGCCGGCAAGATGGCCGTGGAAGCCGTGGACCGCGCGATGCGCGGACAGACCTCCCCCACCCCCATCTACGAGGGTGAGGACGGCGTCATCGCCTGGATGCTGGACGGCCCCGACGCCGCCTACGAAGTCCCGCTGCCCGAGGCCGGCGAAGCCAAGCGCGCCATCCTGGACACCTACACCAAGGAACACTCCGCCGAGTACCAGGCCCAGGCCTGGATCGACCTGGCCCGCAAAATCCACCGCGAACACCCGGAGGCTGCCGACGCCTCCAAGGTGGCCAGCGTGCTCATCGCCACCTCGCACCACACCCACTACGTGATTGGCTCCGGTGCCAACGATCCGCAGAAGTACGACCCGACCGCCTCGCGCGAGACGCTGGACCACTCCATCCCGTACATCTTCACCGTCGCCCTGCAGGACGGCGCCTGGCACCACGTGGATTCCTACGCCCCCGAGCGCGCCGGCCGTCCGGACACCGTGGAGCTGTGGCACAAGGTCACCACCGTGGAGGATCCGGAATGGACCCGCCGCTACCACTCGCTGGACATCAACGAGAAGGCCTTCGGCGGCCGGGTGACCATCATCCTCACCGACGGCACCGAGATCACTGACGAAATCGCCGTCGCCGACGCCCATCCGCTCGGCGCCAAGCCGTTTGCCCGCGAGCAGTACATCAACAAGTTCCGCACCCTGGCCGCCGGCCTGGTTTCCGAAGCGGAAATCGAGCGGTTTCTGGCCACCGTCCAGCGCCTGCCCGAACTGGCCGCCGGCGAGCTGGATGCCCTGAACATCACCGCAGCCGACGGCGTCATTGACCCGGCCAACGCCCCGAAGGGACTCTTCTAA
- the prpB gene encoding methylisocitrate lyase: protein MLYSSVTPEAKRIAFREGLASGTLQQFPGAFNPLSARLIEEKGFDGVYISGAVLANDLGLPDIGLTTLTEVATRAGQIARMTDLPAIVDADTGFGEPMNVARSIQELENAGLAGCHIEDQFNPKRCGHLDGKNVVDLDTATKRIRAAADARRDPNFLIMARTDIRAVDGLEAAQDRARALVDAGADAIFPEAMKSLEEFAAMRSAVDVPILANMTEFGKSDLFTYEELASVGVNMVIYPVTLLRSAMGAAERTLDTIKAKGTQQEDVPNMLTRARLYDLVDYEAYNRFDTSVFNFQVPGQH from the coding sequence ATGCTGTACTCCTCCGTAACCCCCGAAGCCAAGCGGATCGCCTTCCGCGAAGGACTGGCCTCCGGCACCCTGCAGCAGTTCCCGGGTGCCTTCAACCCACTCTCGGCCCGCCTGATCGAGGAAAAAGGGTTCGACGGCGTTTACATCTCCGGCGCGGTCCTCGCCAATGACCTGGGCCTGCCGGACATCGGCCTGACCACCCTCACCGAGGTTGCCACCCGCGCCGGACAGATTGCCCGGATGACGGACCTGCCCGCCATCGTGGACGCCGACACCGGCTTCGGCGAGCCGATGAACGTGGCCCGTTCCATCCAGGAACTGGAAAACGCCGGCCTGGCCGGCTGCCACATCGAGGACCAGTTCAATCCCAAGCGCTGCGGCCACCTGGACGGCAAGAACGTCGTGGACCTGGACACCGCCACCAAGCGCATCCGCGCAGCAGCCGATGCCCGCCGGGACCCGAACTTCCTCATCATGGCCCGCACCGACATCCGCGCCGTGGACGGCCTCGAGGCCGCCCAGGACCGGGCACGCGCCCTGGTGGACGCCGGAGCGGACGCCATCTTCCCCGAGGCGATGAAGTCGCTGGAGGAGTTCGCCGCCATGCGCTCCGCCGTCGACGTGCCGATCCTGGCCAACATGACCGAGTTCGGCAAGAGCGACCTGTTTACCTATGAGGAACTGGCCTCGGTGGGCGTGAACATGGTCATCTACCCGGTCACCCTGCTGCGCAGTGCCATGGGCGCCGCTGAGCGGACCCTGGACACCATTAAGGCCAAGGGCACCCAGCAGGAAGATGTGCCGAACATGCTGACGCGTGCACGTTTGTACGATCTGGTGGATTATGAAGCCTATAACCGCTTCGACACTTCCGTCTTCAACTTTCAGGTCCCGGGCCAGCACTGA
- a CDS encoding bifunctional 2-methylcitrate synthase/citrate synthase, protein MTDEKIHKGLAGVLVDTTKISKVNPETNSLLYRGYPVQELAAHCSFEEVAYLLWNGELPSTEELAEFTEGERSQRALSPELKAVIDALPLTCHPMDVCRTAASVLGAQHGKADDSSLQANMEKSVSLFAAMPAVVAYDQRRRRGEDLVEPRDDLDYSANFLWMTFGEEAAPEVVEAFNVSMILYAEHSFNASTFTGRVITSTLSDLHSAVTGAIGALKGPLHGGANEAVMHTFEEITASAGEGDVAEHAAGWLDAALADKKKIMGFGHRVYKNGDSRVPTMKASLDKMVKHYDRPDLGELYNALESAMGERKNILPNLDYPAGPVYHLMGFDTPTFTPLFVAARITGWTAHIMEQLEANSLIRPLSAYDGPEERHVG, encoded by the coding sequence ATGACAGATGAAAAGATCCACAAGGGACTGGCCGGTGTCCTCGTTGACACGACCAAGATCTCCAAGGTCAACCCGGAAACCAATTCGCTGCTGTACCGGGGCTACCCGGTTCAGGAGCTGGCCGCACACTGCAGCTTCGAAGAGGTTGCCTACCTGCTGTGGAACGGCGAGCTGCCCTCCACGGAGGAGCTCGCCGAGTTCACCGAGGGCGAGCGGAGCCAGCGCGCCCTCTCCCCCGAGCTGAAGGCAGTCATTGATGCCCTGCCGCTGACCTGCCATCCCATGGATGTCTGCCGCACGGCAGCATCCGTGCTTGGCGCACAGCATGGGAAAGCCGACGATTCCTCGCTGCAGGCCAACATGGAAAAGTCGGTCAGCCTGTTTGCTGCGATGCCCGCCGTCGTTGCGTACGATCAGCGCCGCCGCCGCGGCGAAGACCTGGTGGAGCCCCGCGATGACCTGGACTACTCCGCGAACTTCCTGTGGATGACGTTCGGCGAAGAGGCAGCTCCCGAGGTGGTGGAGGCATTCAACGTCTCGATGATCCTGTACGCGGAGCACTCCTTCAACGCCTCCACGTTCACCGGGCGCGTCATCACGTCCACGCTCTCTGACCTGCACTCAGCGGTCACCGGAGCCATCGGCGCCCTCAAGGGTCCGCTGCACGGCGGCGCCAACGAGGCCGTGATGCACACGTTCGAGGAGATCACCGCCAGCGCCGGCGAGGGCGACGTCGCCGAGCACGCAGCCGGATGGCTGGACGCCGCACTGGCGGACAAGAAGAAGATCATGGGCTTCGGCCACCGCGTCTACAAGAACGGCGACTCGCGGGTGCCCACCATGAAGGCTTCACTGGACAAGATGGTCAAGCACTATGACCGTCCGGACCTTGGCGAGCTGTACAACGCGCTGGAGTCGGCCATGGGCGAGCGGAAGAACATCCTGCCCAACCTGGACTATCCCGCTGGCCCGGTGTACCACCTGATGGGCTTTGACACGCCCACCTTCACCCCGCTGTTCGTGGCCGCCCGGATCACCGGCTGGACCGCGCACATCATGGAACAGCTGGAAGCCAACTCCCTGATCCGTCCCCTCAGCGCCTACGACGGCCCCGAGGAACGGCACGTGGGCTAA
- a CDS encoding MerR family transcriptional regulator — translation MRISELAAETDIPVATIKYYLRSGLLHDGRLTAPRQAEYDAAHVSRLRLIRALLGPGDLSIAAAGKVLEQLDNPPESAHNLLGAAHHAVGSFPDMDGGHPRADALLEAWGWQIDPEDNDARSRLELALRGLEDAGFEPPSEFLDMYAAAMRDVASRELERVPFDTPADALRYVVLGTVLIEPLLLALRRLAHQDASNRIFAAVPAPAQPASEPDPDAKLPSEPDSDAEPLSEPDSYAKGTVPEPNAEWTSPLDLDAERTPE, via the coding sequence ATGAGAATTTCGGAGCTGGCGGCTGAGACGGATATCCCCGTAGCCACCATCAAGTACTACCTGCGGTCCGGCCTGCTGCACGACGGGCGTTTGACGGCGCCACGGCAGGCCGAATACGACGCCGCGCATGTCTCGCGGCTGCGGCTGATCCGGGCGCTGCTGGGACCGGGTGATCTGTCAATTGCCGCCGCCGGAAAGGTGCTGGAGCAGCTGGACAACCCGCCGGAATCGGCCCACAACCTGCTGGGAGCGGCGCACCACGCCGTGGGTTCCTTTCCCGACATGGACGGAGGCCATCCGCGGGCCGACGCACTTCTGGAAGCCTGGGGATGGCAGATTGATCCCGAGGACAACGACGCCCGGTCGCGGCTGGAGCTCGCACTGCGCGGGCTGGAGGACGCCGGGTTTGAACCACCCTCCGAATTTCTGGACATGTATGCGGCTGCCATGCGGGACGTGGCGTCACGGGAACTGGAGCGGGTGCCCTTCGACACGCCTGCCGATGCCCTGCGGTACGTCGTGCTGGGAACGGTCCTGATTGAACCGCTGCTGCTGGCGCTGCGCCGGCTGGCGCACCAGGACGCGTCGAACCGGATTTTTGCGGCCGTTCCCGCTCCGGCGCAACCGGCGTCCGAACCGGACCCGGACGCCAAGCTGCCGTCCGAACCGGACTCGGACGCGGAGCCGCTGTCCGAACCGGACTCGTACGCCAAGGGGACCGTACCGGAGCCGAACGCAGAGTGGACCTCGCCACTGGACCTGGATGCAGAGCGGACCCCGGAGTAG
- a CDS encoding DUF4188 domain-containing protein — protein sequence MARIFPHRMTHVHSGPLVVFLIGMRINRPWRPDLWLPAFNAMPRMLAELSEDPDSGLLGYRLTLGAGGPLVIQHWKSTEQLYAYASQTDAAHRPAWAAFNRAARKSPGGVGIWHETYVVDRAESMYVGMPAVGLAKATTSVPVTAESRAADRLGPARG from the coding sequence ATGGCTCGCATCTTTCCGCACCGAATGACCCATGTGCACAGCGGGCCGCTCGTGGTCTTCCTGATCGGCATGCGGATCAACCGACCCTGGCGGCCGGATCTGTGGCTGCCGGCTTTCAACGCCATGCCGCGGATGCTCGCAGAGCTCTCCGAAGATCCGGACTCGGGCCTGCTGGGATACCGGCTCACCCTCGGTGCGGGAGGCCCGCTGGTGATCCAGCATTGGAAGAGCACCGAGCAGCTGTATGCCTATGCCAGCCAGACCGACGCCGCACACCGTCCGGCCTGGGCCGCCTTCAACCGGGCTGCCCGCAAATCTCCGGGCGGCGTGGGTATCTGGCATGAGACCTATGTGGTGGACCGGGCCGAGTCCATGTACGTTGGCATGCCCGCCGTGGGACTTGCCAAGGCAACAACATCCGTGCCGGTGACAGCCGAGAGCCGCGCCGCGGACCGTCTGGGTCCGGCCCGGGGCTAG
- a CDS encoding 8-oxo-dGTP diphosphatase, whose translation MSPETGGSAGDAREPVLTRAVPVVLCFLMRETPECGTEVLMGLKQTGFGAGRIVTLGGHVEPGESAAQAAVREVFEESGVIVAEADLEHAGTIEFVFPGRPEWDMSTVVFRSRAWVGDPAPSAEIVPAWYPVDGVPYPQMWPDSALWMPEVLAGRGFNAVVTLADDNESVAGIVFS comes from the coding sequence GTGAGTCCCGAAACCGGCGGGTCCGCCGGGGATGCACGTGAACCGGTGCTGACCCGGGCTGTTCCCGTGGTCCTGTGCTTCCTGATGCGGGAGACCCCGGAGTGCGGCACCGAAGTCCTGATGGGCCTGAAGCAAACCGGCTTCGGCGCCGGACGGATCGTCACCCTGGGCGGCCATGTGGAACCGGGGGAGAGCGCCGCGCAGGCGGCCGTGCGTGAAGTCTTTGAGGAGTCCGGAGTTATCGTGGCTGAAGCGGACCTTGAGCACGCCGGCACTATCGAGTTTGTTTTCCCGGGCCGCCCGGAGTGGGACATGTCCACCGTGGTGTTCCGGTCGCGGGCCTGGGTCGGCGACCCGGCGCCGTCGGCGGAAATCGTTCCGGCCTGGTATCCGGTGGACGGCGTGCCGTACCCGCAGATGTGGCCTGACTCGGCCCTCTGGATGCCCGAGGTCCTCGCCGGACGCGGTTTCAACGCCGTCGTTACCCTGGCCGATGACAACGAGAGTGTCGCCGGCATCGTCTTCTCCTGA
- the xerD gene encoding site-specific tyrosine recombinase XerD has protein sequence MDPEPKTNPAPKTPAPKKAPAPKGPSASDELRATAVGRAIGGYLQHMAVERGLAVNTLDAYRRDLLRYARFLAARGVEDVARISRHDVTAFAQSIVEGSDGASALSMRSAARTVVAVRGLHKFWALEGLTTTDPAADVHPPLPGKRLPKAISVSEVTRILEAVSTETPTGLRDRALLEFLYSTGARISEAVGLDIDDLSLERIPANGPDVVRLFGKGSKERLVPLGSYAARALDEYLVRGRPAASAKGKGTPALFLNARGGRLSRQSAWTILKNAAEKAQIGRDVSPHTLRHSFATHLLEGGADVRVVQELLGHASVTTTQVYTLVTAETLREVYAAAHPRAL, from the coding sequence ATGGACCCGGAACCGAAGACGAATCCGGCGCCGAAGACTCCGGCTCCCAAAAAAGCGCCCGCACCCAAGGGCCCGTCCGCCTCCGACGAGCTGCGGGCCACCGCCGTCGGCCGCGCCATCGGCGGCTACCTGCAGCACATGGCAGTGGAGCGGGGACTGGCAGTGAACACGCTTGATGCTTACCGGCGCGACCTGCTGCGGTATGCCCGCTTCCTTGCGGCGCGAGGCGTCGAGGACGTTGCCCGCATCTCCCGCCACGACGTGACCGCCTTTGCGCAGTCCATCGTGGAAGGCTCCGACGGCGCCTCAGCCCTGAGCATGCGTTCAGCCGCGCGGACCGTCGTCGCTGTGCGGGGCCTGCACAAGTTCTGGGCCCTGGAGGGCCTGACCACCACTGACCCCGCCGCTGATGTCCATCCGCCCTTGCCCGGCAAGCGCCTGCCCAAAGCGATCAGTGTCAGCGAAGTGACGCGGATCCTGGAAGCGGTATCCACGGAGACGCCCACCGGCCTGCGGGACCGCGCGCTCCTGGAGTTCCTGTACTCCACCGGAGCCCGGATCAGTGAGGCCGTGGGGCTGGATATTGACGACCTGTCCCTGGAGCGCATTCCGGCCAACGGCCCGGACGTGGTGCGGCTCTTCGGTAAAGGCTCCAAGGAGCGCCTGGTGCCGCTGGGTTCCTACGCCGCCCGGGCTCTTGACGAATACCTGGTGCGGGGCCGGCCGGCCGCCTCGGCGAAGGGCAAGGGAACTCCCGCCCTGTTCCTGAACGCCCGCGGCGGACGGCTGAGCCGCCAGAGTGCGTGGACCATCCTGAAGAATGCCGCGGAAAAGGCGCAGATTGGGCGGGATGTATCCCCGCATACGCTGCGGCACTCGTTCGCCACTCACCTGCTCGAGGGTGGGGCGGATGTCCGCGTGGTCCAGGAGCTGCTGGGCCACGCCTCGGTGACCACCACTCAGGTCTACACGCTGGTTACCGCCGAAACCCTGCGCGAGGTCTACGCTGCCGCGCATCCACGCGCGCTGTGA
- a CDS encoding NUDIX hydrolase: MSETRGFADEQSPRRLLDSSVEYTGRVWDVVSEKFQLTDGGEPLVRDYIRHPGAVAILALNDAGQVLLINQYRHPVRMTLWEIPAGLLDIEGEDFQVGAARELAEEADIQASEWNVLTDLFLSPGSSREALRIYLARGISEVPEADLHERTHEEAEIRTMWVDLDDAVEAALQGRLHSPSAVAGILAAAAARPSGYANLRPGNAPWPEHHSQHSTWPQGPVL, translated from the coding sequence ATGAGCGAGACCAGAGGGTTCGCCGACGAGCAGAGTCCCCGCCGCCTGCTGGATTCCTCCGTGGAATACACCGGGCGGGTCTGGGATGTGGTCAGCGAGAAGTTCCAGCTGACCGACGGCGGCGAACCCCTGGTCCGCGACTACATCCGCCACCCCGGCGCGGTGGCCATCCTGGCACTGAACGACGCCGGCCAGGTACTGCTGATCAACCAGTACCGGCACCCGGTGCGGATGACCCTGTGGGAGATTCCCGCGGGACTCCTGGACATCGAGGGCGAGGACTTCCAGGTCGGAGCCGCCCGGGAACTGGCCGAAGAGGCCGATATCCAGGCCAGCGAGTGGAATGTCCTGACCGACCTGTTCCTCTCGCCCGGCTCCTCCCGTGAAGCGCTGCGCATTTACCTTGCCCGCGGCATTTCCGAGGTGCCCGAGGCCGACCTGCACGAGCGCACCCACGAGGAAGCGGAAATCCGCACCATGTGGGTGGACCTGGACGACGCCGTTGAAGCGGCACTGCAGGGCCGGCTCCACAGCCCGTCGGCAGTGGCCGGAATCCTGGCCGCAGCAGCGGCCCGGCCGTCCGGTTACGCTAACCTGCGGCCGGGCAACGCGCCCTGGCCCGAACATCACTCCCAGCACTCCACCTGGCCGCAGGGCCCCGTTCTTTAG